Sequence from the Sphingomonas koreensis genome:
CGCAGGCTCACCCAGTCCTTCGACAGGTTGATCGCGATCATCGCGAAGCAATCGGCCGAGCCGGGCTGCATCGCGACGGTGGTGAGGACGCTGGCGCGGCGGCGGGCGGGATCGTGGGCGATCACCGGGCCCTGCACGGCGTAGCGATGCGTGACCGTTTCGGCAGCGCCGCCCTTGACGGGAATCGTCTCGGTGACGGTCTCGAACCGCTTCCAGCTGCCATTGTGGCGATATTGTTCGGGGTCCGCAGGGTTGAGTTCGAGGATGAACAGGTCGCTCTGGTCGATATGGAAATTGGTGCGGCCGAAGGCGAAGCGGTCGGTATGGCCCTGCATGATGCCGGGAAGGCCGGGCGATCCGCCGCCGATCACATCGAGGCCGGGCGCGGTCAAGTGCGCGACGTGGCGCGGGCTGAACCCGCCGATGCCGAGATGCGGATCGTTGGCGAGGATCGGGCGCCCGGTGGCGCTGCGCGAGGGCGCGACGGTCCAGGCGTTGCTGCCGGCATTGTTGCGCTCGGCCGAGACGGCGTGATCGAGCGAGGAGACGCGCGCGGCGGGCGCGGCCGGATCGGCGGCGGGCGGCGGGCCGCCAAAGGGCAGCCGCCCGATGCGCAGCACGCCGAGATCGGCATCGGTGACCGCGGCGGCGTCGAGGCCCTGCGGCACGGTCATCGTCCAGGCCGGGCGCAGCGGCGCGACCACCGCGTCGAGATCGAGCAGGCCCAAGGCGGCGAGCTGAGCGCGGCGGACGCTGTCGTCGGTATTGCCCTCCGACGCCTCGCGCTGGCGCACCAGATCCTCGAAATCCCATTTGAGCGGGGCGATGCCGAGGATGCCGTACTCGAGCGGAAGCTGGGTCGGGTCGGCGGTCACCTCGTCGATGCGCGCATTGATACCGGCGACATAGGCGCGGGCGCAGGCGATCACATCGGCCGGGACGCGCGCCAGCTCGGCATCGAGATCGCCGCGATAGCGGAACAGGCGCGCGACGCCGTCATGCCGGGCGAATTTGGGGCCGAACGCCTCGGCGAGGCGGCCGAGATCGCGGCGATGGGACAGGTCGATCTGGAACAGCCGGTCGCGCGCGACGACATAGCCCTGACCGAAGAACGCGTCGGGGATGGTCGCGGCGCGGATATGCGGGATGCCGAACTGGTCGTCGACGATCTCGATGGGGGCGGAAGGCCCAGCCACGGTCCGGGTGCCTCCCACGATCACCGGGGCGAACCGCAGCGGCGCGCCGGCCGCGGGAAGTGCCGCCAGCGCGGCGGTCGAGCCCAACAGAAAGCAACGTCGGTTGAGCATCGGCAAGTTCCCCCAAGTGTCGGCATGAGGGCGAAAACTGGCCTTGCTCCGGAGGGGTGTCCATGGCTCAGGCGTTGGAGGCCAATAGACCGGGGTTATGGGTACGAGGTCATTCGCGCTGCGCTTCGGGGCGAGTCTGCTGCGCGGCGAGCAGCGCCTCGATCCGGTCGAGACGCGCGAGGATCAGCTCCTGCTCCTCATGGGTGAAGGCATCGCGATTCTCGTTGAGCCGGTCGATCAGCCGGACGACGATCATCGGCGCGACCCCGAAGATCGAGATATGCATCAGCGCCAATGCCAGCACCCGCCCACCCGCGGTCTTGGGCGAGATGTCGCCATAGCCGGTCGAGGTCGCATTGGTTCCGGCCCAGTAGACGCTGTCGAGGAACGGCGCGCTTTCGAGATACATGAACAACGCTGCCGCGGCGAGCACCAGCACCAGATACGCCGCCGCCAGCTCGCGCAGCGTATCGGTCGCCGCCTTGAGGTTGCGCATTTCTCCTACCCCCTGATGACATGTGGAACGAAGCGCGCGCGGTTGCCCGTGATCAGCCCGTCCTCGCGGATCCCCATCCCCGCCGCGGCGCCGTCCACCACCCAGCAGCCGAGCACCGGTTAGCCGTTGCCGAAATCGCGCATCGGATAGAGTTCCTGATACATGGTCAGCCCGTCGCGATATTCGCCCAGCGAGCGCGCCAGCGTCTCGCCGTGCCGGACCACCTCGATATTCGCGCCTTCGCGCGCGAGGAACGGCTTGGCGACATAGCTGTCGCCGATCCGCTCGCGGACCACCGAGGCGGCGAGAAGATTGGGGTGGCCCGGGAACATCGCCCAAAGCACCTGCAGGATCGCCTTGTTGCTCCACAGCATCTTCCAGATCGGCTCGATCCAGAAGGTGGTCGGCAGGTGGCGGATGACGTCCTGCGCATAGCTTTCGCGGACGATCCATTCCCATGGGTAGAGCTTGAAGATCGCCGAGATCAGCTGGTCCTCCCGATCGACGATCCGGCCCTTCGCATCGACGCCGATATCGTCGATCAGCACCGCATGCGTCTCAAGCCCCGCCTGCGAAGCGAGGTCGCGCATATAGGTGGTGGTGATCGTATCCTCATGCGCCGCGTCGGCGACATGGGTGAACCACACGCGCTGGCCGGGCAGGCGCGAGCGGATCGCGGCCCAGCGGCCGATCAGCTTCTCGTGCAGGCTGTTATACTGGTCGAGCTCGGGGAAGCAGGCTTCCTTCCAGTCCCATTGCACCACCGCCGCTTCGAGCATCGAGGTCGGCGTGTCGCAGTTGAACTCGAACAGCTTGGGATCGCCATCGCCGGTATAGCCGAAGTCGAACCGGCCATAGTTGAGCGCGGGCGGCTCGTCCTTCCACGCGGCACGGATCGCCTTGTGGCAGTAATCGGGGATGCCGAACTGCTCGAGCACGTCCGAATGGCCGACGATCCAGTCGCCCGCCTCGAGGAAGAGCTGGTAGACCGCCTCGCTCGCTTCCTCGAACCGCTCGATCTCATCGAGCGTGAAGGAATAATAGGCGCTTTCGTCCCAATAGGGGCCGTCGGCGTCGCTGTGCCAGATCAGCCCCTGTTCCTCGACGGCGCCCTGCCAATTGTCGCGCGGGGCGATCGTGTGTCGTTGCATCCGGTCAGGACCGCCCGCCGCCGAAGCTGCGTCCGCTCGACCCGAAGCCGCCGCGCGACACCGCCGCCGATCGGGTCATGCGCGTGCTCGCGGGCGCCGGACCATAGTTGGCGCCGGGGCGCGGCTGATAGGAGCCGTAGCCGGCGTACCGCTTGTCCCGGATCGAATCCCCATAATAGGGAACCGCCGAGCTGCGCCCGAGATAATACCAGAGGAAGGCGTTCGAGCCGCCACCCCCGCCGCCGGAATAGTAGTTGCGCTCGCCGCAGCGGTCGTCATCGACACGCTTGCCCTCCTGATCGACGCAGATCGCGGTGTCGCCCGAGGCGTAGACATCCTCGTTCCAGTCGTCGCCGCCCGAACAGCCCGGCAGCGCCAGCAGCGTAGCCGCCATCGCGGTCGTCACGGTCAGTTGCTTCTTCATGACCTCTCTCCTCGCCGGCCGTTCAGGGGACCATGCACGCTGCCTGGAGGATACCGATGCCGAGCCCCATGCCGCCGACGAAGATGCCGGAAGCGACGCAGTTCTCGGCGATCTTGTCCGAGATCGACTTGAACAGAAGCCGCGAGATGACGAAGAAGACCACGAGCTGAACGATCGCGGCGACACCGCCCCACAGCAGCATGTCGGGAATGCTCACCGAATTGCCGATCACGATCGCGACGGGAATGGCGAAGCCGAGAAAGGTGCCGGTCAGCTGGGTCGCGGCGGCGCTGTTCCCTTCGCGGATCAGCTTGAACTCGCGATGCGGCGTGACCGTCACATAGATCAGCAGGAACGCGACGGCGAGCGCCACCGCCGCGGCGAAATAGGCCAGGAAATGCGGCACCGTGGCGATGAAATACTGGAACATGCTTCCCCCTCCCCCGTCGCGCGGCGAGCGCCGCGGCGGCGCCTGTCTATCAAGCGTTTTGCAGCCGGGGAAGCAGGGACTTAGCGCCCGCTGTTAACGACCCGGATCGGTCATCGACGGCGGGTCGCTGGCAGGGAAGCTGTCGTCGAGCGCTTCGTCCAGCTCCGCTTCGCGCCGGTTGCGGGCGATGCTC
This genomic interval carries:
- a CDS encoding penicillin acylase family protein, producing MLNRRCFLLGSTAALAALPAAGAPLRFAPVIVGGTRTVAGPSAPIEIVDDQFGIPHIRAATIPDAFFGQGYVVARDRLFQIDLSHRRDLGRLAEAFGPKFARHDGVARLFRYRGDLDAELARVPADVIACARAYVAGINARIDEVTADPTQLPLEYGILGIAPLKWDFEDLVRQREASEGNTDDSVRRAQLAALGLLDLDAVVAPLRPAWTMTVPQGLDAAAVTDADLGVLRIGRLPFGGPPPAADPAAPAARVSSLDHAVSAERNNAGSNAWTVAPSRSATGRPILANDPHLGIGGFSPRHVAHLTAPGLDVIGGGSPGLPGIMQGHTDRFAFGRTNFHIDQSDLFILELNPADPEQYRHNGSWKRFETVTETIPVKGGAAETVTHRYAVQGPVIAHDPARRRASVLTTVAMQPGSADCFAMIAINLSKDWVSLRKAFALHPSPTNFHYADIDGNTGWQVIGFVPQRKAGDGLLPVPGDGSHDWTGMRNFSALPSEYNPKKGWFASANQNNLPADWPRDRIPAFSFREPYRYDRCAEVLASQPRHSIADSVALQHDTLSRPAQQFVAQLPANPSAAVKPAVDLLRGWNAHLDADSGPAALFEIVWRDLSKRMLAAIVPERAKNLVTEISPSVLLGLLAKPDARLGADPKGTRDAILDAALAAGWASAQQLLGPDPAAWRWGNLHQVKLRHPLSAIPAIAKAFPAIEGQGSGGDGFTVMARWLGSGPGWNVGGGSSYQQVIDVGAWDNSRILILPGQSIDPRSPHYRDQYGSWIAGYMLPLLYSRAAVDKAAASRTTLNPS
- a CDS encoding potassium channel family protein; the encoded protein is MRNLKAATDTLRELAAAYLVLVLAAAALFMYLESAPFLDSVYWAGTNATSTGYGDISPKTAGGRVLALALMHISIFGVAPMIVVRLIDRLNENRDAFTHEEQELILARLDRIEALLAAQQTRPEAQRE
- a CDS encoding DUF350 domain-containing protein, yielding MFQYFIATVPHFLAYFAAAVALAVAFLLIYVTVTPHREFKLIREGNSAAATQLTGTFLGFAIPVAIVIGNSVSIPDMLLWGGVAAIVQLVVFFVISRLLFKSISDKIAENCVASGIFVGGMGLGIGILQAACMVP